A genomic region of Megalobrama amblycephala isolate DHTTF-2021 linkage group LG6, ASM1881202v1, whole genome shotgun sequence contains the following coding sequences:
- the nifk gene encoding MKI67 FHA domain-interacting nucleolar phosphoprotein: protein MTEGTSSKKPAKSLLALNPKQDAEFKKKVQQVKNRPQTGQALSPGVLYVAHLPRGLSEPQLKSYFEQFGKVSRLRLSRSKKTGGSKGYGFVEFECDEVAKIVAETMNNYLMGERLIKCHVMPPEKVHEKLFDGSGSVFKKPKYPAVTRYNKNHEGDDLKNLGAKLLKKESKLRKRLAAKGIDYDFPGFASQIPAKKTQSEADVSVCSEDVTPVCTPSVLEKRKSIRVEDDDDDDDDEIVIKAITVPEDSEDVEHSEEESGEEDECEEEQTA, encoded by the exons ATGACAGAAGGCACATCTTCAAAGAAGCCGGCGAAAAGCCTGCTGGCTCTGAATCCAAAGCAAGACGCAGAGTTTAAGAAGAAGGTCCAACAAGTGAAGAATCGTCCTCAAACG GGTCAGGCACTTTCTCCAGGAGTACTGTACGTTGCTCATCTTCCACGAGGATTGTCTGAGCCTCAGTTGAAATCTTACTTTGAGCAGTTTGGGAAAGTCTCACGATTAAGACTTTCCAGGAGTAAAAAG ACCGGAGGGAGCAAAGGCTATGGATTTGTGGAGTTTGAGTGTGACGAGGTGGCTAAGATTGTTGCCGAGACCATGAACAACTACCTTATGGGAGAACGGCTCATAAAGT GTCATGTGATGCCACCCGAGAAGGTCCATGAAAAGCTCTTTGATGGCTCCGGGAGTGTCTTCAAGAAGCCAAAGTATCCTGCAGTTACCCGGTATAACAAAAACCATGAGGGAGATGATCTGAAGAATCTTGGCgcaaagcttttaaaaaaagagtCTAAGCTACGCAAAAGACTGGCAGCAAAAGGCATTGACTATGATTTCCCAGGATTT GCATCTCAGATTCCTGCAAAGAAGACTCAATCAGAAGCAGATGTTTCAGTATGCAGTGAG gaTGTTACTCCAGTGTGCACCCCATCAGTTCTGGAGAAGAGGAAGTCGATCAGAgttgaggatgatgatgatgatgacgacgaCGAAATAGTCATCAAAGCCATAACAGTCCCAGAAGACAGTGAAGATGTGGAACATAGTGAGGAAGAGTCTGGTGAAGAGGATGAATGTGAGGAGGAGCAAACagcttaa